GGTTTCatgattttctctatttttctgtcctctatttaattaatttctgcttcagtctttattattttcttccttgtacTTGCTTTAGGTTTGGTTTACCCTCCTTTACTCCAGCATTTTATTGAGGAAGATTAGGTTAttaatttaagatttttctttttaaatataaatattaacagaTAAAATTTGCTCTAGGCACTGCACTGCTTTAGCTGTATTCCATATGCAGTGGTTTTTATTTCTAGGCAAGCTCCATATGCATCCCCATATGTGAGAAGACCTGCTAGTTGCCCTAATTAAATCAAGTCTTTATCTTTTAATACCTATATTGTGGGAATAACCCATACTGGTTTACAGAAGAAGACATCTGGATCTCATGGCCCCAGATGTGCTTACTTATTGCCAGCCTTGGGGGTccattggtttttcttttttaaagtcactttggGGATGTCCATATCTGTTTTTATCATGTGTGGTATTTGGATGGTTATTGATGGAGTTAGACAGATATGATCTTGTCTAGGGtcaagaagaaaaggaattgctagaatatttttcttcctctttctatcCCTATAATTCCTCTAGGCCTTGTcttttcaaacaaaacaaaacgccCCACACCATTTGTATAGCTCACAGATAGAGTTCAACAGGCTGTAAGAATGAGCTTTAAAAGTGGAGAAAGTCCTGATCTGTTTCGGTGAGGGAGCTGAGGAGGAGATTGGCAGGCTCTTCAGGTCCTCTACTCTCTCTGTACTTTAGATGGGGTCTTTCTCTCTTATCTGCAGGGTTTGGGGAGGACCATGGGGCCATCCAGATCGTCATTTATGTCCCTAGTTTGTTCACCTTGGTGGAAGGTTAGTGCCCTTATGTATACTGGAACTGAAAGTGTGGGGAGGAAGCGCCGCCACACCTGTACCAGAACGCAGGCCAAAGTTGTTTCTCCTGACTCTGGGACACCGTGACTCTGGCTTGATCTCTCCCAGGAATCTTGGGCCAGGTGAGGAAGGCAGTGGTTATGGGCAAAAGAAGAGGGAGCCAGGAGATTCCAACAAGCTGGCAGAGACTCCTGGAGGAGCAGAGCCATAGAGGAAGAAAGACCtttgtttgaattttatttacacGTCATCAATAACCAAGATGATCTCATTTTCCTTGGAACACGAAGGGTCACATGTCCTAATCCCTACTAAAGTCTGCTTTGTTGGTGAGGCAGGTGTCATTCTGCTGAGGGCTGAGCTACTGGGGTGCATGCCTTGGGGTCCATTCCTTCTCCTCTGTCATGCCCGCACACAGTGGCACCCGGGTCCATTCCTTCTCCTCTGTCATGCCCGCACACAGTGGCACCCAGGTCCATTCCTTCTCCTCTGTCATGCCCACACACAGTGGCACCCGTGCTGCTGGGGAAAGATTTTCCAAGACCCAGCGCCTGGTGGCCTCTTGACTGCTCTCTAATCTCTGCTTCTCTGCTCTGCCTTCTTGCCTAGCAAAAACAGTCACCGCCGAGGAGTGCCTGGTGAACCCTGCGAGCATGAACCGCTACGGCGTGGACCCTTCCTCCCCCACCTTTAGCCACAGGggctccctgcccacctcctctTCACTGTACTGCAAGCGGCAGAACTCTGGAGACGGCCACCTTGGGGGCGGCTCAGCCACCACAGTCGGTGGTCCCCGTGCCAGCCCCTTGTCCCCCGGAGGCCCCTCAGCACCTGGGCTGCGGCCTCCTGGCTCCAGCCCCAAGAGGAACGGGACCGCTCTTGAAGGAAACAGATGTGGTAATGTAACGCATGATCTGGCTTCCCCACGACCTGACCTCCTGTGCCCTTGCCCTGAGACCACCGAGTATAGAGGGACTGGGGACGGTGGCTGTTTGAATGTGGGAACACAGGGAAATTAGATCTTTCCACAAATCCCTTTGTGGACTTTTGTTGTTCTTGAAGGCAGCTGACTTCAACCTTTGACCACAAGCAAAGACAATGGTGTATAAGAGTGGGCTAAACTGTAGGAATAAGTAGAATCCAAAATGTACAGTGGCTCAGCTACAGTAGAAGTTTTTATAGTTGGTGTGTGCATCACAGTTCAGAGACCTGGGATCATCCGTTTTGTGGCTCTGCTGTTCCCTGTGGCCGCCATGCTCCGTGCATCTAGCAGGTGGATTGGGTTGGTAACTAGCAGTTTTCAGCCATTGCTGATTAGAAACGTTCCTTCCTTCTGCCTGTTTCCTCCTGTGGTGCTGTGTCTCCTCATCTCTCGTACTTTTTCCCTTCCATCTCACAGTAGGAGCCAAGCTCTCGGCTTCATGAGGTCTTCCCTCTAATTCGAATCCTCTGCAGCCCCAGAAAAGTGGCCTGTCTGAGGCATAGCCTAAATAGCTatgtactgagcacctactatgggcCAGACACTCTCCACACATTATTTATGACTTTTATGAGTTataaatgagccaccagggaagccctattattatGTCAGGTGTATATTATTATTGTAGGCATTATTAGATTCGATACACAGATAAAGCATGTGAAGATCAAGAGGTCAGTCAAGCATTGAGCCAGGATTTGACTTAAGCTGGCTCCAAAGCTGGCTTTCAAAAACTGTGCCTGGGATTTTCACATGCTCAGTGGGCTTCAGTGGGTCCCTCTGAGGTTCTAGGGGAAGGCTGGAGGGGGTGGGAGCAGACAGGACTCTATCACCACCCTCTGTAACCAGGGCCTCTTCACATTTGCAGAGTGGGGTTCTCCATTTGTGTAGCTTAAACAGAGCTTGCGCAGCTAAACACATGTGGAAACCATAGAGATAAACCATGCTAAACTGAGTGAAGGTAGATTAAAATAGGAGAGAAAATCCTGGCCTCCTTACCCATTAGTCACCTAGCAGTCAGCTTGGGTGCTGCCGCAGGCCCTCTGGAGGGCTATTAAGTTTTCCCTCTGCCCAAAGAAGTGCTTGGTATTGCTCTGAAATTGCATCCCAAGTGAAAGCAGTCGGTATTAAGAAACCATATTTCTTTAAGAGGGTTTGACCCAAGTCATAAAACTGGAAGGGACCTAGAAATGGATTTTCCCCCATGGTGCTAACCTTAATGGTTTAAACCTGCAGAAATCAGAAACTGGTATGAGACTGTGTGAGAAGGTAGGTATCAGTGATGTGACAGACTTCTCAGTCCTCTCTCTCACGTGAATTCTTACCCTGGACTACTACTGGCTTGATATATCGTCTCTGCCCATGGACTCAAGGGATGTATTCACAGGacacattttcctattttttgctGATACTCAGGTGAAAATCTGAGAGCTCACCTCTGTCTCTCATCCAAGATATAATCACTAAGAACTAGTAATATAAAGAGATTTTGGATAACAGGAGATGCTGTAGAATTCCCAACTGAGAGTGCATCCAAGCTTCAGAATTGAAGTGACTTCAACATTGTTCTTACCTTACCACGTACCACCATGGGTTCGAGTTTGAGTCTATAGGGTATGGCCTTGGGTGGTGCATAGAGAATGATtcagccagaaaaagaagaatgggaaCAGCACTCTATGTGGGGCAGAGGGTAAAGTGAGTGAAGGTGTAGTAGGGCTTATTCATTCCGAGGAATGAGAAGAGtttgtgcagggacatggacggAAATCATGCTGGGAGATTTGGGGTTCAAACCAAGCAGATCGGGCTTTCTTTACTCTGTGGAAATCAGACATTTCTGAACAGGGACGTGAGATGTGGTGGCCACAGAACTCAGGAAGACAAATCTATTGGCCACTATGGAATTGATGTATAACAGTAAGAAGACTAGCAGCTACCTTTAATTAATTCTTACTGTTTAATGCTTcacattatcacatttaatcctcacagtgtgGTAGGTAGTTGACTGTTGAGGCAGCTAAGACTCAGAGGGATTTTGGTCAGTCCTGGCCAGCATATACTCATGGAGCACAATATGCTTGTCTAAGGTCTAAGGGTGGAGCTGTGAGCAAGATAGATATGGGCCCTGTTCTTGGACAGTCTCCAATTGCAGAGAGACTGATGGTTAACAAACAAAACCGAGGGGCCCCTTTTGGAAGCCGATGGGCTTCCCTTCAGGATGCTTGTCATCAGGCTCCAGCCCAAAGCCACAGAATCACATGATTCTTACAATACTCTAGAGAAACAGCATGAAGAACCTGAAGCCCATGAAGAATAAGATGATCAGGTCTGGGAAGGGGTTGGAAACCTGGCCACCGGCTCTCATTCACTGCACTTTGCCCACAGACACGCTGATAAGGCTTCAGAGGTGTGAGAATGTAGTGCCTTTGTGTTGCCCAGGAGAGGCGGTGGTTTGAGGGGACCTTGGCGATCCTTCCCAACTCCTCATTTCCCAGCAGAGAAGCACAGAGACACTCGCACGGTGGTGGGTGGAGGGGCCTCTGACTCCTGGATCATTgatccttctcttccttcatcGGATTCTATCATGAGCTATAAAGTGTCTTCTGAATTATGAGTGAGCAAAAGGAAATTATGCTTGTGCTTGTGGGCCTGTGTGAGACAGAGTGATACACAGGCAGCCGCAGGCGGACCGGGCTGTGAAGGTGCCCGGAATTACTTTAGACGGATTCACAGTCATTCCATTCCTGGTGGGTATGAATTCAGCATTAGAAGGAGCCACCACCATCTTCATCCTACATCCATTCACAGCTGGGTTTCACTCTGCACATGTCTCCAGCAGCACCCAGGGAACAGACCTGACCGTGCACCAAGTTCTCTGCACTGGAGAATGCCCCCCTTTCACAAAGGCAATCAGCGAGTGCTTTGCACACTCTGTTCTTTTAGGAACAAGATTTTTTTCACATCTATTGTGTCTGACCACTGTGCAGTCACATCTGCCTAGCCTGGCCATGTCAGCCCAGACCCATGTGTCTTCCTGACAGCCTGACAGCAGCTGAAGGGACTGTGTGGTTATTATCTTTGTGTGAGCATGGCAGAAGCTGGAaagctccctctctccctcctagAGCTAGTTCACTTTGGATCCTGAGCTGGTCTCTAGGTGTGACAGCTTCCTGCTACTGTCTGTCTTGTGTGACTCTAAGGCCCCTcaaagaggaaacacaaaaatgccCACAGCTAGGACCAGGTGCCAGGAGCAGAGCCACTTTCCCTCCACGCTCATTGCCTGGAGAGCCTCACCCTAAAGACAAGCCAGACCCCTTGCTCAATCCCATGGCTGTGGCTCACTGAGAGAGCCTTTCCCTGGCCTTGCTCAGAGGACCTTAGGCTCCCATGGATGGTGTTGTGAGTCGGTctggtgtttttccttcctgTCAAACATGGGAAATTAGATTTGACCTCTGCTCTGATCACTCTAAAAATCATTCTTGGCACTGAAGGCTTCCCGCCTTTGTAATCAGAGCATCTATTATCACCCTGATTACTGCCGACACTCCGATGGGGCAGGCTCCAAAGGCAAATGCGATTTCCATGGTTCCTCCTCCCCTTGTTGAGTGCAGATGTCCTTAAATGCAATGAAATCATCTCTAATAAGCATGCATCCACATTCAGATAGCCCCGGGGTGCATTAACAGTTTCCTGGCAAAATGCACCCCCCACCTTATGCCAGATCACCTAAGGGGACCCTTCCAGGTCTAACAAGGAAAAGGCAGGGAAAATCTCAAAGAAAATCCAATTCTCAACCAAACCATTGTATTGAGGATAGACACAGCAATGTGATAATGTACTTTTCTCAGCACCAATGCAGAGCTGTGCCCTTCTCAAGCACAttgaaaagaggaggaaaaaagagacagCAGAAAAACCGCTGCACCCTGAAATTAAAGAACATAAATGGAAAGGAAGTCTTCTCAACTACGAACTTAGAATTACTCGGTAGGGAAGCTGCTTCATTGTTCAGAGCCTGAAAATAAGATTAAGGATTACACACACAAAGCTTTTGTGTAAATTACTAATACTGTTTTTGCGAAGTGTATTGATTTGTTTTACATTCATTGAACccatattacaaatatatttgcTTGGAGCCATGGAGGACTTAACGATTATAAACCCTGTAATGAGaggattctgggcttcccaggtggcactagtggtaaagaacctgcctaccaactcaggagacgtgagagacatggattcaatccctgagttgggaagatcctctggaggagggcatggcaacccactctagtattcttgcctggagaatcccgtggacagaggagtttggctggctaccgtccatggggttgcaaagagtcagacacgactgaagtgacttagcatgcacgcacacaatgAGAAGATTACATTTTTCACCAAACTCTTAGCCCAGGACCTGGTACAGAAGAGATGCTCATTAGGTGTCTGTGGATGACTAGggggaagatgaaaaagattATCCTCAAGAATTTAAAAGATAACTGGAGGTTACAGGCAAGCACATGCATAACGGTAATACTAAGCAGAATGTGCAGAGCATCTTTAAGAGAAGAACAAAGATTTGGGGGTTAAAAGTAGAGGAAGGTGACATCCAGATGGCAGGACATGGAAATGCTGCCTGTGAAGGGATCTACCTGAGCTTTGATGGCTACTAGAACTTCTTTGGAAAGGAGGAAGGATAAACaccttaagaagaggtggcaagaatacacaggagagctgtacaaaaaagatcttcatgacccagacaaccacaatggtgtgatcactcacctagagccagatatcctggaatgtgaagtcaagggggccttagaaagcatcagtacagagctagtggagttgatggaattctagctgagttatttcaaatcctaaaagatgatgctgtgaaagtgctacactcagtatgccagcaaatttggaaaactcaacagtggccacaggactggaaaaggtcagttttcattccaatctcaaagaagggcaatggcaaagaatgctcaaactaccacacaattgtactcatttcacatgatagcaaggtTGTGCTCaatatccttcaagctaggcttcaacagcacatgaaccaagaatttcctgacgtacaagctggatttcgaaaaggcagaggaaccagaggtcaaattgccaacatccgttggatcatagaaaaagcgagagaatttcagaaaaacatctgcttcattgactacactaaagcctttgactgtgtggatcacaacaaactgtggagcaTTCTCAAAaagatgggactatcagaccaccttacctgcctcctgagaaacctgtatgcaggtcaagaagcagcagttagaaccagacatgtaacaacaaactggttcaaaattgggaaacagctacaccaaggctgtatattgccaccctgcttatgtaacttatatgcagagaacatcatgtgaaatgccatggATGGATGAATCCCATGCTGTAATCAGCAGGGATGGAAGAGAGGAGAGCCCTGTGAGAGGCATCCTTCTAAGAGcttcaaaataattaaatttgaggagcaaataaaggacaggaaagatGACTGAGGTTTCAGAAGCATGAAGAGGAGGAGATGCTACTTCTAGGGAAAGAGGATGGATTAGTTTGGgacatacaaaagaaaaacaaaacacaccatCCCCAAATATTGCCTAAATACTGACTCCCCACTCTTTTCCTCCTTCACTGATCTTACACCATTTAATCTGCCCTGGGGGAAAAGCATTTATGCCACAATGCAACTCAAGTCCCTGACCAGCATGGACCAGGCACGGAACCAGGCTCCTGTTGTCCAGCAACCCCGTCTAGTGGTGAGGTTGGAGTGAGCGCTTCGGCAGAACCAAGGGCTGGGGAGGTGCTCAGAGTGGGTGCAGGGTACAGACCTCTCACAGACAGGGCTTCCAAGACCATGGCAGTAGAGACCCAGGACAAGCACCGAAATGTGGCCTCCATTCTGCCATGTCATCTCAGGGTGATGCCAGTGAAGTCACACAGGACCTGACGTCATTTTGGCATCACAGCACTCCAGAGCCTATCATAATAAGCATTCTCTGGCCACCAAGGCCTGGGTCACAGGAGGTCCGAGGCCCACGGAGACAGAAGTGGTCAGGAGGGGTCTTTGAAGTCTAACATGGGTCAGCATTTCCACTGCTGGAGGAGATCCGTCTTCTGGTGCTCTCCTCTGTACagatgagggggtggggggctgcctcTGGGAGCCGTCTCCAGTGCACTTCTAGCCTCACTCGGCCACAGGAGATCACTCAGGCCACCTTGGACTCAAGGGCCAGGCAAGGGGGCAGGCAGCACCAGGTGGGCATCGAGCCCAAGCCCGCAGCCTCACGGCCTCCCTCTCTGTGCTCTCCCCTCCAGCCTCAAACCCTTCTCCGGACAGGCAGGATGCCCGGCGGCCAAGGAGCAGGAACCCTTCCAGCTGGTCCGTGGAGGATGTGGTCTGGTTCCTGAAAGATGCAGACCCGCAGGCTCTGGGGCCCCATGTGGAGCTCTTCCGGAAGCATGTATGCACCGTGGTGGGCCTCGGGAGTGGGGTTCAGGGAGCTGTGGGGTTGGGGAGCGTCTGCACTACACCCTGGGGGCACCACTCAAGGGAGGCCAGATGGGACCACAGGTTTCTCAGAGCAGAACAGCCACTTAGTCTTGTACCGAAGGCACGTTTGTCCCATCTGTTCCCTCACGTGGCCTTTATCAGGAGTCCTGTTTTCTCGCCCGTCTATTTGTCTGTGCAGTCAGCAAACATTGGTAACACACCTACAACGTGCCAGCAAGCTAACAGTGCCTATTCTTAAGctgctttgaggattaaatgaaaaaatgcacAGTGCCTGGTTTGAAGATGGCCTTTGGTTAGCAggcatttgtatcattatttaggagattctaaaatatataaagatggtAAATTAGATGGGTAATGATTAGTATTTTATCTGCCAAGCCTTGTGTGTCATGGTTACAATTGTTGCCGTAACCAGTTACCACAAATGTAGTAacttaaaatgacagaaatttattatcttacaattcAGTGGGTCAGAAGTCTGACAGGGGTCTCTCTGAGAGAAGACTATGGTGTTGGTGGGGCTGACATCTTTCTGGAAGCTTTAggaagaattcatttccttgccttttcagcATCGAGATCCACCTTCATTCTTGGCTCCTATCTTCCCGTCCTCATCCTTGGAGCCAACAACATCAAGCTGAGTCCTTCTCAAGCTGCCAGCTCTTTGGTTCTTTATTCTGATTTCTTCCTCCACTTCTGAGGACCCTGTGATTGTATTGTCTCCCTCCCTCTCCGATAATCCAGGACACTCTTTCTATTTTAAATGCAGCTGGTTAGTAgcttaattccatctgcagccTTAATTCCCAGCTTTCAGGGACTAGGATGTAGACATCTCATGTGAAGGAGAGGGAGCATTCTTCTACCAGcattaccacttttttttttctccttgtcttttattttatttgaaatgaagCTCACAAAAATCATACACTCGGACCTGGAGAGGATCGTCATCTCACCCaacattcatattttattagGGATATATTTGACTTCAGTTAACAGTGGGGACTTGAGAGCAAGGACTGCAGAGGGATGATGTTTAGACAGATCTGAGTGGGAGGACTCTGGCTTCCTTCCAGCATGAGAGGAGTCAGCAGAAGTCTAGGCAGTGAGTAAAGAGAGAACATTAGGCAATGAGGCCCCTGGGAGGGCTCACAGATGAGCTTTGCCTTGCTACCAAGGACATGGAGTGTGAGTGACACAGAGTAGGTGCTTCTCTGGCTGAACAGCTTGGCTGGTTAGAGGAACGGGAGGGGCTGATAACACTTGAAGTTATGTGAGTCCTGTATGTGCCTCTTCTTCCCACCCGAGCACCTAAAATCTCCACCCTCTCTCTCTAGTGATCTGAAACTAGCACTATAGATGAAGGAGGAAACCCAGCCTTACTAAGTTTGTGAACTCAGCATACAGTCTGGATGGGTTACCATTTTCAGAGACAAATGGGAGCAATTTCAGGACCTCAAAGGATTGGCTTTCCCTCAGTATGTGTTTGTGCTAAACCCTGGGATGAAGCAGGTGCATTTTTTAGTTGTGTGCCACCTAGTATTCTTGACAGGGTCAAAAAGCACCTGAAATCCCTTTTAGATTGTCATTAGCAATTTGATAATCCGTTGAAAGCTGGTGGGCTTGCCAAGAATAGAAACCAGCAATTAGGATGATGAATGGAAGTCAGGGCCTTATACTAGCGCCTGGAATGGAAAGGGAACCACTAGTTTCAGGGTCTCATGAGATGATATTTTGTCTTAGTcagttcaggctgctgtaacaaagcaccgtagactgagtggcttatgaACAACAGCAATTcatttctcagttctggaggctggaagtctgaggttGGGTTGCCATCAAGGTCGGCTTTCAGTGAGAGCCCTCTTTCAGGTTTTGGACTGCTACCTTCTCATTTCATGAGGACACTAATCCCCTTCaagagggctccaccctcatggccTATGCACTTTCCAAACTcacacctccaaataccatcgcttgagggttaggatttcaacatatgaatttggggagcaGTTGGGGAGGACACATTCAGTCCACTGAAGCTTTCTCGCTCCTACAGCCCTAGATTGGATAAAGAGGTAAACATATGCATGGTATTGGGAATATGGCTGGGATTAGGTTAGATTCCTTCTATCAGGACAGAGCAGGAATATGAAAGATCCAGTGGATTATGACCCCAGGGCGAATGTGGCATGACGAGCACATAGTATTTGTgggctttcatttattttttgaagacaCTGCTGTGGGACCAGGAGAGTATACATCTAAGTAAATCTATATTCCCTTACCTTATTTCCTGACCACACTCTCACCGTGGCCACTATTTGATTACTTTGACCACCTTCtgggttttctcttttctcatcctGTTCCACCAGGAGATTGATGGCAATGCCCTCTTGTTGCTGAAGAGTGACATGATCATGAAATACTTGGGCCTGAAGCTGGGGCCTGCGCTGAAACTCTGCTACCATATTGATAAACTGAAGCAAGACAAGTTCTGAAGGTGTTTAAAAGACACAAGCAAAGTCCAGACAGCAGAATCTCCAGACCATCTGCCTTAccaacatcaccaccatcacaagGACTCTCTTCTGAAAAAGAACTGTCACAAAggcttggtctttttttttttttttttaataaaactcatAGTTcttgaccttttaaaaaattcaacatgGCCCTTTTGAAAGGTTCCTCTGTTTTAATGATTTGCCAAAAAATTACCCAAAAAAGGcccattatttttaaacatttctagtTGGTTTGTTGCTCTTAGGGTAGGTCCTGTTTTTATAATGAGAGTTTGGGGAACTGAAGGCTATCACCCAAGGAGGACCTTGGAGAT
The sequence above is a segment of the Bos mutus isolate GX-2022 chromosome 9, NWIPB_WYAK_1.1, whole genome shotgun sequence genome. Coding sequences within it:
- the SCML4 gene encoding sex comb on midleg-like protein 4 isoform X3 yields the protein MTPLALSPPRSTPEPDLSSIPQDAATVPSLAASQALTVCLYINKQANAGPYLERRKVQQLPEHFGPERPSAVLQQAVQACIDCAHQQKLVFSLVKQGYGGEMVSVSASFDGKQHLRSLPVVNSVGYVLRFLTKLCRSLLCDDLFSHQPFPRGTSASDNAPESQEGRMESAKTVTAEECLVNPASMNRYGVDPSSPTFSHRGSLPTSSSLYCKRQNSGDGHLGGGSATTVGGPRASPLSPGGPSAPGLRPPGSSPKRNGTALEGNRCASNPSPDRQDARRPRSRNPSSWSVEDVVWFLKDADPQALGPHVELFRKHEIDGNALLLLKSDMIMKYLGLKLGPALKLCYHIDKLKQDKF
- the SCML4 gene encoding sex comb on midleg-like protein 4 isoform X4 — encoded protein: MNRYGVDPSSPTFSHRGSLPTSSSLYCKRQNSGDGHLGGGSATTVGGPRASPLSPGGPSAPGLRPPGSSPKRNGTALEGNRCASNPSPDRQDARRPRSRNPSSWSVEDVVWFLKDADPQALGPHVELFRKHEIDGNALLLLKSDMIMKYLGLKLGPALKLCYHIDKLKQDKF